Proteins encoded together in one Thermoanaerobaculia bacterium window:
- a CDS encoding methionine aminotransferase gives MTRPALSSRLEGFGTTIFSEMTRLAIEHGAINLAQGFPDFDGPEFAKEAAIAAIRAGHGQYARVTGIPELHRRLSEKYRRDWGLDYAADAEITVTSGATEAIFDAINGVCDAGDEVILFEPFYDSYKASVAMAGAKAVYVTLRAPDWKFDLRELEGAFSSRTRAIMLNTPHNPTGKVFSRDELDAIARLCREHDVVCVTDEVYEHLVYEGKHVPMASIPGMRERTITISSFGKTFSLTGWKIGWAAAPPNLTAAVRAAHQFVTFATATPLQHAAASAFEAPPSYYADLLASYRRKRDYLSSELAAIGFDVHPAHGTYFCCAGFSRFHGGDDAAFCRWLTSEIGVAALPPTSFYGKSDEGKRYARFAFCKKDETLAEAVKRLRRNLTPPAPSPGGEGAARAGVRG, from the coding sequence ATGACCCGCCCCGCCTTGAGCTCCCGTCTCGAAGGGTTCGGCACGACGATCTTTTCGGAGATGACGCGCCTCGCCATCGAACACGGCGCGATCAATCTCGCGCAGGGCTTCCCCGACTTCGACGGCCCGGAGTTCGCGAAGGAAGCGGCGATCGCGGCGATCCGGGCGGGCCACGGCCAGTATGCGCGCGTGACGGGGATCCCCGAGCTCCACCGCCGGCTCTCGGAGAAGTATCGCCGCGACTGGGGGCTCGACTATGCGGCCGACGCGGAGATCACGGTCACTTCCGGAGCCACGGAGGCGATCTTCGACGCGATCAACGGCGTCTGCGACGCCGGGGACGAGGTGATCCTCTTCGAGCCGTTCTACGACTCGTACAAGGCGAGCGTCGCGATGGCGGGAGCGAAAGCGGTGTACGTCACGCTCCGCGCCCCCGACTGGAAATTCGATCTCCGGGAGCTCGAAGGCGCTTTCTCGTCCCGGACGCGGGCGATCATGCTGAACACGCCGCACAATCCGACGGGGAAAGTCTTCTCCCGGGACGAGCTCGACGCGATCGCGCGCCTCTGCCGCGAGCACGACGTCGTCTGCGTGACCGACGAGGTGTACGAGCACCTCGTGTACGAGGGGAAGCACGTCCCGATGGCGTCGATTCCCGGCATGCGGGAGCGCACGATCACGATCTCCTCGTTCGGAAAGACGTTCTCGCTGACGGGATGGAAGATCGGCTGGGCGGCGGCGCCTCCGAATCTCACCGCGGCGGTCCGCGCGGCCCACCAGTTCGTCACGTTCGCGACCGCAACTCCTCTCCAGCACGCCGCGGCCTCCGCCTTCGAGGCGCCGCCGAGCTACTACGCCGATCTCCTCGCCTCGTATCGGAGGAAACGCGACTATCTCTCCTCCGAGCTCGCGGCGATCGGCTTCGACGTGCATCCCGCCCACGGGACGTACTTCTGCTGCGCGGGATTCTCGCGATTCCACGGCGGCGACGACGCCGCTTTCTGCCGGTGGCTGACGTCGGAGATCGGCGTCGCGGCACTCCCGCCGACGTCGTTCTACGGCAAGTCGGACGAAGGGAAGCGTTACGCGCGTTTCGCGTTCTGCAAGAAGGACGAGACGCTCGCCGAAGCCGTGAAGCGCCTTCGGCGAAACCTGACCCCCCCGGCTCCCTCTCCCGGCGGAGAGGGAGCGGCCCGGGCGGGTGTCCGAGGCTGA